In the Arachis ipaensis cultivar K30076 chromosome B10, Araip1.1, whole genome shotgun sequence genome, one interval contains:
- the LOC107620228 gene encoding uncharacterized protein K02A2.6-like: MTDAQEFVRKCKKCQENANFYKAPPEELNLMMAPRPFAQWGVDLLGPFPPGPGQVKYLIVAIDYYTKWVEAESLASISSANCQKFLWRQVVTRFGIPATVISDNGTQFTDKKFKGFLAGLGIKQRFSSVEHSQTNGQSEAANKVIQIGLKKRLEGKKRLMGRRASFSPMVLKDHSPIIHGRNPLPTHIRDRRSHPSRSRGTESKVTPRRRKQSNRKRSGQRDKANGASNRNSNKAKDSPKVQ; this comes from the coding sequence ATGACGGATGCCCAGGAGTTCGTCAGAAAATGCAAAAAATGTCAGGAGAATGCCAACTTCTACAAAGCACCACCCGAAGAACTCAACTTGATGATGGCCCCCCGACCTTTCgcccaatggggagtcgacctcctaGGACCGTTCCCACCTGGGCCGGGGCAAGTGAAATACTTGATAGTAGCCATAGACTACTAcactaaatgggtagaagcagaaTCATTGGCTAGCATATCTTCAGCAAATTGCCAAAAATTCTTGTGGAGGCAAGTGGTCACCAGGTTCGGAATCCCAGCAACCGTCATATCGGACAACGGGACACAATTCACCGACAAAAAGTTCAAAGGATTCCTAGCAGGACTGGGAATCAAGCAAAGATTCTCCTCAGTCGAACACTCCCAAACCAACGGCCAGTcagaggcagccaacaaagttatCCAAATAGGACTAAAGAAGCGACTTGAGGGAAAAAAAAGGCTCATGGGCAGACGAGCTAGCTTCAGTCCTATGGTCTTAAAGGACCACTCCCCAATCATCCACGGACGAAACCCCCTTCCGACTCACATACGAGATCGACGCAGTCATCCCAGTCGAAGTCGGGGAACCGAGTCCAAGGTTACTCCTCGGAGGAGGAAACAAAGCAATCGAAAAAGATCTGGTCAACGAGACAAGGCAAATGGCGCATCTAACAGAAACAGCAATAAAGCAAAGGATAGCCCTAAGGTACAATGA